The following are encoded together in the Serratia sp. UGAL515B_01 genome:
- a CDS encoding DoxX family protein: MSQYLSLLFRSPGNASFLPLTLMRIAFGLFFFSSGFNKVFVPANQAIMLETITEAGIFFPAFMAVFVATCETLFGLLLAFGLFTRLSALVLLVINLVALFTVGLHHIPSGLNLITWYSWLLYLPESCYILMCIMLIVQGCGPWGVDRTFAKHCSSAK; the protein is encoded by the coding sequence ATGTCACAATACTTGTCACTGTTGTTCCGTTCCCCCGGAAACGCTAGCTTTCTGCCGCTCACACTCATGCGGATCGCCTTTGGTCTTTTTTTCTTCTCCTCAGGTTTTAACAAAGTGTTTGTGCCAGCCAATCAAGCGATAATGCTGGAAACCATTACCGAGGCAGGTATTTTCTTCCCGGCGTTTATGGCCGTTTTTGTCGCAACCTGCGAAACGCTGTTTGGTCTCTTGCTAGCGTTTGGTTTATTCACCCGTTTAAGCGCATTGGTACTTCTGGTTATCAACCTGGTGGCATTATTTACCGTTGGGCTACACCACATTCCCAGCGGCTTGAATCTTATCACTTGGTATAGTTGGCTGCTCTACTTGCCAGAATCATGTTATATCCTTATGTGCATTATGCTGATCGTACAGGGTTGCGGGCCATGGGGAGTCGATCGCACCTTCGCAAAACATTGCAGCAGTGCAAAATAA
- a CDS encoding MdtA/MuxA family multidrug efflux RND transporter periplasmic adaptor subunit, with translation MNAKPKRRSLMLRLITAVVVVTAAILIWRHFSTPQIADTAPGARHMGSGSASPDGRAGGRRNAFMSPVQAATAKQQNVPRFLSGLGTAIAANTVTVTSRVEGQLMAIHFTEGQQVKAGDLLAEIDPRPYQVQLTQALGQLAKDQATLANAKRDLARYQQLVKNNLVSRQELDTQLSLVQQTEGAIKADQGAVDSAKLQLTYSKITAPIDGRVGLKLVDVGNYITSGNSTGIVVITQTHPIDVIFTLPESNIADLVKAQKAGVVNVTAWDRTHQQQLASGNLLSLDNQIDTTTGTIKLKARFDNQEDTLFPNQFVNARLKVDTLHDAIVIPSAALQMGNEGHFVWILNEDNKVSKHPVTAGIQDSQQVVISAGVNAGDRVVTDGIDRLTEGMQVEVLEPLSPAVAPLPRHQVKAQGKS, from the coding sequence ATGAATGCAAAACCAAAACGCCGTTCACTGATGCTCCGCCTGATAACTGCCGTTGTTGTGGTCACTGCAGCCATACTGATTTGGCGTCATTTCAGCACACCCCAGATTGCTGATACGGCACCAGGTGCGCGTCATATGGGTTCAGGAAGCGCTAGTCCTGACGGAAGAGCGGGTGGCAGACGTAACGCCTTCATGTCACCTGTGCAAGCGGCAACGGCCAAGCAGCAAAACGTGCCACGCTTTCTTTCTGGCTTAGGAACGGCCATCGCGGCCAATACTGTCACCGTCACCAGCCGCGTTGAAGGCCAATTGATGGCGATCCACTTCACCGAAGGCCAGCAGGTAAAAGCCGGTGATTTGCTGGCAGAGATCGACCCACGCCCTTACCAAGTACAATTAACCCAAGCCTTGGGGCAACTGGCAAAAGATCAGGCCACATTAGCCAATGCAAAACGAGACTTGGCCCGTTACCAACAACTGGTAAAAAACAATCTGGTGTCGCGGCAGGAGCTTGATACCCAATTATCGCTGGTACAACAGACTGAGGGAGCGATCAAGGCCGATCAAGGTGCCGTCGACAGTGCAAAACTGCAACTTACCTATAGCAAAATCACCGCACCTATCGATGGACGAGTAGGACTGAAGCTGGTCGATGTGGGGAATTACATTACCAGTGGCAACAGTACTGGCATTGTCGTTATCACCCAAACCCATCCCATTGATGTCATATTTACCCTACCGGAAAGCAATATTGCCGATCTGGTGAAAGCGCAGAAAGCCGGTGTAGTCAACGTCACAGCCTGGGATCGTACCCATCAGCAGCAATTAGCCAGTGGCAATTTATTAAGCCTGGATAACCAGATCGATACCACTACCGGTACCATTAAACTGAAAGCCCGTTTTGACAACCAAGAAGATACGCTGTTCCCAAACCAGTTTGTTAACGCCCGGCTAAAGGTAGACACTCTGCATGACGCAATTGTGATCCCAAGCGCTGCTCTGCAAATGGGGAATGAGGGCCACTTTGTCTGGATACTGAACGAAGACAACAAAGTCAGCAAACATCCGGTTACAGCGGGTATTCAAGACAGCCAGCAAGTGGTCATCAGTGCAGGAGTCAACGCTGGTGACCGTGTCGTAACCGACGGTATTGACCGTCTGACAGAAGGCATGCAGGTTGAAGTTCTTGAACCACTGTCCCCCGCTGTAGCACCACTCCCCAGACACCAAGTCAAAGCTCAGGGGAAATCTTGA
- the yegD gene encoding molecular chaperone, translated as MFIGFDYGTANCSVAVMRDNIPELLTLENNQPYLPSMLCAPTREAVSEWLHRHWQIPTGSEENQQLLRRAITFNREEDIPVNGGSVMFGLQALAKYIEDPQEVYFVRSPKSFLGANGLKPQQIALFEDLVCAMMFHIKHQAEEILQDSIEQTVIGRPINFQGMGGEEANQQALGILQRAAKRAGFKEIVFQFEPVAAGLDFEATLREEKTVLVVDIGGGTTDCSLLLMGPQWRDRVDRQHSLLGHSGCRVGGNDLDIMLAFKQLMPLFGMGGETDKGIALPALPYWNAVATNDVPAQNDFYSSANGRLLRDLIRDAAEPEKVKRLMKVYQQRLSYRLVRAAEESKIALSEQESFRAQLAFVQPELAITLSQDQLADAITQPLMRIQEQVSAALTTSKSTPQVIYLTGGSARSPLLRSALQQQLPGIPIVGGNDFGSVTAGLGRWAQTLFR; from the coding sequence ATGTTTATTGGCTTCGATTATGGAACAGCTAACTGTTCTGTTGCGGTAATGCGGGACAACATCCCGGAATTACTCACTTTGGAAAATAACCAACCGTATCTGCCTTCAATGCTTTGCGCACCAACCCGTGAGGCAGTCAGTGAATGGCTGCATCGCCACTGGCAGATCCCAACCGGCAGCGAAGAAAACCAACAGCTATTAAGACGTGCCATAACCTTCAATCGTGAAGAAGATATTCCGGTTAACGGCGGCAGTGTGATGTTTGGCCTGCAGGCTCTGGCAAAATATATTGAAGATCCGCAAGAAGTCTATTTCGTACGCTCGCCAAAATCTTTCCTGGGGGCTAACGGTCTGAAGCCTCAGCAAATCGCGCTGTTTGAGGATTTGGTGTGCGCTATGATGTTTCACATTAAGCATCAGGCCGAAGAAATATTGCAAGACAGCATCGAACAGACCGTGATTGGCAGGCCCATCAACTTTCAAGGCATGGGCGGGGAAGAAGCCAACCAGCAAGCCCTCGGCATTCTGCAACGTGCCGCAAAACGAGCCGGTTTTAAAGAGATCGTGTTCCAATTCGAACCGGTTGCCGCCGGGTTGGACTTTGAAGCAACCCTGCGCGAAGAAAAAACCGTACTGGTGGTCGATATCGGCGGCGGGACCACCGACTGTTCATTACTGCTAATGGGCCCACAATGGCGCGATCGTGTCGATCGTCAACACAGTCTGCTAGGGCACAGTGGTTGCCGCGTGGGCGGCAACGACCTGGACATCATGTTAGCCTTCAAACAATTGATGCCTCTGTTCGGCATGGGCGGAGAAACTGATAAAGGCATCGCTCTGCCTGCACTGCCTTACTGGAATGCGGTTGCAACTAACGATGTTCCCGCACAAAACGATTTTTACAGCTCTGCCAATGGCCGCCTATTACGTGACCTGATCCGCGATGCTGCTGAACCAGAGAAAGTTAAACGGCTAATGAAAGTCTACCAGCAACGCCTGAGCTACAGGCTGGTACGGGCAGCGGAAGAGAGTAAAATCGCGCTGTCAGAGCAAGAGAGTTTTCGTGCTCAATTGGCTTTTGTGCAACCGGAACTGGCGATAACGCTCAGTCAGGATCAACTAGCCGATGCGATTACTCAGCCGTTGATGCGTATTCAGGAACAGGTTAGCGCCGCATTGACTACCAGCAAGAGTACGCCGCAGGTCATTTACCTGACAGGCGGCAGCGCGCGTTCGCCTTTGCTGCGCAGTGCGCTGCAACAACAACTGCCGGGAATACCGATCGTTGGCGGTAACGATTTTGGTTCGGTTACAGCCGGTTTGGGCCGCTGGGCGCAAACACTGTTTCGTTAA
- the mdtC gene encoding multidrug efflux RND transporter permease subunit MdtC: MKFFALFIHRPVATTLLTLAITIAGMIGFRLLPVSPLPQIDLPVIVVSAALPGADPETMASSVATPLERALGRIAGVNEMTSTSSLGSTRVILQFDLDRDINGAARDVQAAINAAQSLLPTGMPNRPTYRKVNPSDAPIMILTLTSDTYSQGQLYDFASTQLAQRIAQTEGVGDVSVGGSSLPAVRVELNPGALFNQGVSLDTVRKAIANANVRRPQGAVDDPQQRWQIQANDELKTADAYRPLVIHYNNGAAVRLGDVANVIDSVQDVRNAGMTNAKPAIVLTISRAPAANIIATVDRIRAELPTLRENIPASIELNIAQDRSPTIRASLAEVEQSLMIAIGLVILVVFIFLRSGRATLIPAVAIPVSLIGTFSAMYLCGFSLNNLSLMALTVATGFVVDDAIVVLENISRHVEAGMKPINAALKGVGEVGFTVLSMSISLVAVFIPLLFMGGLSGRLFREFAVTLSVSIGLSLLISLTLTPMMCAYLLRYQPTREPRRKRGFGRVLIALQQGYGRSLKWVLGHARWVLALFLATIALNVWLYISIPKTFFPEQDTGRLLGFIQADQSISFQAMRGKLEDFMKIVQDDKDVDNVTGFTGGSRTNSGSMFISLKPLSERSDDAQKVIARLRAKLAKEPGASLFLIAVQDIRAGGRQSNASYQYTLLADDLRELREWEPKIRVALSALPELADVNSDQQDKGSELDLTYDRETMSRLGISVTDANNLLNNAFGQRQISTIYQPLNQYKVVMEVAPPYTQDVSALEKMFVINGSGQAIPLSYFAHWRPANAPLAVNHQGLSAASTISFNLPDGGSLSEATAAIERAMTQLGVPSTVRGTFAGTAQLFQETLNSQLFLIAAAIATVYIVLGMLYESYIHPLTILSTLPSAGVGALLALELFNAPFSLIALIGIMLLIGIVKKNAIMMVDFALNAQRNGGLSAQDAIFQACLLRFRPIMMTTLAALFGALPLVITSGDGAELRQPLGITIAGGLIMSQLLTLYTTPVVYLYFDRLQMKLRRGKKLAPLPE; encoded by the coding sequence GTGAAATTTTTTGCTCTATTTATCCATCGGCCAGTGGCAACAACCCTGCTAACGCTGGCCATCACTATCGCTGGAATGATTGGCTTTCGGCTTCTGCCGGTTTCACCCCTGCCACAGATTGACCTGCCAGTGATAGTCGTTAGCGCAGCATTACCAGGGGCGGATCCGGAAACCATGGCCTCTTCAGTGGCAACGCCGCTGGAGCGGGCGTTAGGCCGTATCGCGGGGGTCAATGAAATGACCTCGACCAGTTCCCTTGGCAGCACACGGGTGATTTTACAGTTCGATCTCGACCGCGATATCAACGGCGCAGCACGTGACGTTCAAGCTGCCATCAACGCCGCCCAGAGTCTTTTACCCACCGGCATGCCTAACCGACCCACCTACCGTAAGGTCAATCCCTCTGATGCGCCGATCATGATCCTGACGTTAACCTCGGATACCTATAGCCAGGGTCAGCTTTATGATTTCGCCTCCACCCAGCTGGCACAGAGAATTGCCCAAACCGAAGGGGTGGGCGATGTGTCTGTGGGCGGCAGTTCCTTGCCTGCTGTACGTGTGGAGCTTAACCCTGGGGCGCTGTTTAATCAGGGGGTCTCGCTGGATACGGTGCGCAAAGCTATTGCCAACGCCAATGTGCGCCGCCCGCAAGGTGCGGTGGATGACCCGCAACAGCGCTGGCAAATACAGGCTAATGATGAACTGAAAACGGCTGACGCCTACCGGCCATTGGTTATTCACTATAATAACGGCGCGGCAGTGCGCCTCGGTGATGTAGCGAACGTTATCGACTCGGTACAGGATGTGCGTAACGCTGGGATGACCAACGCCAAACCGGCAATCGTTCTGACCATTAGCCGTGCGCCTGCTGCCAATATTATTGCAACCGTCGACCGTATCCGTGCGGAATTGCCAACTCTAAGGGAGAATATCCCTGCATCCATTGAGTTGAATATCGCCCAGGATCGTTCCCCCACCATTCGTGCATCGCTGGCTGAGGTGGAGCAGTCTTTGATGATCGCCATCGGTCTGGTGATCCTGGTAGTCTTTATTTTTCTGCGTTCTGGCCGCGCAACCTTGATCCCGGCGGTGGCTATTCCCGTTTCGCTGATCGGTACTTTTTCTGCCATGTACCTGTGCGGTTTCAGCCTCAACAACCTGTCGCTGATGGCACTCACCGTCGCCACCGGTTTCGTGGTAGATGACGCCATCGTGGTGCTGGAAAATATTTCGCGCCATGTTGAAGCCGGTATGAAACCGATTAACGCCGCACTGAAAGGGGTGGGTGAAGTCGGTTTTACCGTCCTTTCCATGAGTATCTCGCTGGTCGCGGTATTTATTCCATTACTGTTTATGGGCGGATTATCCGGCAGGTTATTTCGCGAGTTTGCCGTCACGCTTTCGGTTTCTATCGGGCTTTCACTCCTGATTTCGCTGACGCTGACGCCGATGATGTGCGCTTATCTATTACGTTATCAACCAACTCGTGAGCCACGACGCAAGCGCGGTTTTGGACGAGTACTGATCGCCTTACAACAGGGCTACGGGCGTTCGCTCAAGTGGGTTTTGGGACATGCTCGCTGGGTGTTGGCACTGTTTTTAGCCACCATCGCGCTCAACGTCTGGCTTTATATCAGTATCCCGAAAACCTTCTTCCCGGAACAGGATACCGGCCGTCTGTTGGGCTTTATCCAGGCTGACCAAAGCATCTCGTTCCAGGCGATGCGCGGTAAACTGGAAGACTTTATGAAGATCGTGCAGGATGACAAAGATGTCGATAACGTCACCGGTTTTACCGGCGGTTCACGCACCAATAGCGGTTCGATGTTTATCTCACTAAAACCTCTCTCGGAACGAAGCGATGATGCACAAAAGGTGATCGCACGGCTGCGTGCCAAACTGGCTAAAGAACCTGGTGCCAGCCTGTTCCTGATTGCAGTACAGGATATCCGCGCTGGTGGAAGGCAATCTAATGCCAGTTATCAGTACACGCTATTGGCAGACGATCTTCGCGAACTCCGTGAATGGGAGCCGAAAATCCGTGTTGCACTCTCCGCGTTGCCAGAACTGGCCGACGTTAACTCCGACCAGCAGGATAAAGGGTCTGAGCTGGATCTGACCTATGATCGTGAAACCATGTCTCGTTTGGGCATTTCAGTCACCGATGCCAACAACCTGCTCAATAACGCCTTCGGTCAGCGCCAGATATCCACTATTTATCAGCCGTTGAACCAGTACAAAGTGGTCATGGAAGTGGCTCCACCTTATACCCAGGATGTCAGTGCGTTGGAAAAAATGTTTGTGATTAACGGCAGCGGCCAAGCGATCCCACTTTCTTACTTTGCCCATTGGCGGCCGGCCAATGCGCCACTGGCGGTTAATCATCAGGGGTTATCGGCCGCGTCAACCATCTCATTCAATCTGCCGGACGGTGGAAGTCTCTCTGAGGCAACGGCGGCTATCGAACGTGCCATGACCCAGCTTGGCGTCCCGTCTACCGTGCGCGGCACGTTTGCTGGCACCGCTCAGTTGTTCCAGGAAACGCTGAACTCGCAACTGTTTCTTATCGCTGCCGCTATAGCTACGGTATATATCGTGCTGGGTATGCTGTACGAGAGTTACATCCATCCGCTGACTATTCTGTCTACGCTACCTTCAGCTGGCGTGGGCGCATTGTTGGCGCTAGAACTGTTTAATGCCCCGTTCAGCCTGATCGCCTTAATTGGAATTATGCTGCTGATTGGCATCGTCAAAAAGAACGCCATCATGATGGTGGACTTTGCCTTGAACGCACAACGCAATGGCGGGCTTAGCGCTCAAGATGCCATCTTCCAGGCCTGCCTGCTGCGTTTCCGCCCGATCATGATGACCACGCTGGCAGCACTGTTTGGCGCGTTGCCCTTAGTGATAACCAGCGGGGATGGTGCTGAATTACGTCAACCTTTAGGGATCACCATCGCAGGTGGACTGATCATGAGCCAGTTACTAACGCTGTATACCACTCCGGTGGTGTATCTCTACTTCGACCGGTTGCAGATGAAGTTGCGACGTGGCAAGAAACTGGCACCGCTGCCTGAGTAA
- a CDS encoding MdtB/MuxB family multidrug efflux RND transporter permease subunit → MSSMPHHSGGGPSRPFILRPVATTLFMLAILLAGIIGYRSLPVSALPEVDYPTIQIVTLYPGASPDVVTSAITAPLERQFGQMSGLKQMASQSSGGASVITLQFQLELPMDVAEQEVQAAINAATNLLPNDLPYPPIYSKVNPADPPILTLAVTSNAMPMTEVQDMVETRIAQKISQVTGVGLVTLSGGQRPAVRVKLNPNAVAAYGLDSETIRTVISNANVNSAKGNLDGPTRSVTLSANDQMKTAEDYRQLIVAYRNGAAIRLQDIATIEQGAENNRLAAWANKEQAIVLNIQRQPGVNVIATADSIREMLPELIKSLPKSVDVKILTDRTATIRASVSDVQFELLLAVVLVIMVIYVFLRNIPATIIPSVAVPLSLVGTFAAMYFLGFSINNLTLMALTIATGFVVDDAIVVIENISRYIEKGEKPLDAALKGAGEIGFTIISLTFSLVAVLIPLLFMGDIVGRLFREFAVTLAVAILISALVSLTLTPMMCARMLSHESLRKQNRFSRASERFFERVIARYGIWLKVVLNHPRLTLTVALSTLVLTVLLYLLIPKGFFPVQDNGIIQGTLEAPQSVSFSNMAERQQQVAAEILKDPAVASLTSFVGVDGSNATLNSGRLQINLKPLSERSERIPAIITRLQQQTSQFPDVKLYLQPVQDLTIDTQVSRTQYQFTLQAMSLDQLSLWVPRLMAELQQAPQLSDVTSNWQDQGLVAYVNVDRDSASRLGISMSNIDNALYNAFGQRLISTIYTQANQYRVVLEHDVTHTPGLAALNDIRLTSSNGTTVPLSTLAKVEERFGPLSINHLAQFPSATVSFNVADNYSLGEAVDAITLAEKNLNMPKDITTQFQGATLAFKASLSNTLWLILAAIVAMYIVLGVLYESFIHPVTILSTLPTAGVGALLALMISGHELDVIAIIGIILLIGIVKKNAIMMIDFALAAEREQGLTPYDAIYQACLLRFRPILMTTLAALLGALPLMLSTGVGAELRQPLGVCMVGGLVVSQILTLFTTPVIYLLFDKLARNTRRQAAQQELP, encoded by the coding sequence ATGTCATCGATGCCTCACCATAGCGGCGGTGGCCCTTCTCGCCCGTTTATTCTACGCCCGGTCGCCACCACGCTGTTTATGTTGGCCATCCTGCTAGCGGGGATTATCGGTTACCGCTCATTGCCGGTTTCAGCTCTGCCGGAAGTGGATTACCCCACCATTCAGATAGTCACGCTGTATCCAGGCGCTAGCCCGGATGTGGTAACTTCGGCGATCACCGCCCCGTTGGAGCGCCAGTTCGGGCAGATGTCCGGCCTAAAACAGATGGCATCACAGAGTTCCGGCGGCGCGTCCGTTATTACACTCCAGTTTCAGCTTGAACTGCCAATGGATGTTGCCGAGCAGGAAGTGCAGGCCGCAATTAATGCCGCCACCAACCTGTTACCCAACGATCTGCCCTACCCACCGATTTACAGCAAGGTCAACCCGGCCGATCCGCCGATCCTGACGCTGGCCGTTACCTCAAACGCCATGCCGATGACCGAAGTGCAAGACATGGTGGAAACCCGAATAGCGCAGAAGATTTCGCAGGTAACCGGCGTAGGCCTGGTGACCCTTTCCGGTGGCCAGCGCCCGGCAGTTCGCGTGAAGCTCAACCCTAATGCGGTGGCCGCCTACGGGCTCGACAGTGAAACCATTCGTACCGTCATCAGCAATGCCAACGTCAATTCAGCGAAAGGCAATCTGGACGGCCCGACACGTTCAGTCACGCTCTCTGCCAACGATCAGATGAAAACCGCCGAGGATTACCGGCAACTGATTGTCGCCTACCGCAACGGTGCTGCAATTCGTCTGCAAGATATTGCAACTATCGAACAGGGAGCAGAAAACAACCGTCTGGCCGCATGGGCCAATAAAGAACAGGCGATTGTGCTGAATATTCAGCGCCAACCTGGTGTAAACGTGATCGCCACCGCCGACAGTATCCGCGAAATGTTACCGGAACTGATCAAGAGCCTGCCCAAGTCGGTAGATGTAAAAATATTAACCGATCGCACCGCCACCATAAGGGCGTCAGTCAGCGACGTGCAGTTCGAGCTGTTACTGGCGGTTGTGCTGGTCATTATGGTGATCTACGTCTTCCTACGTAACATACCCGCGACGATTATCCCGAGCGTAGCGGTACCGCTATCACTGGTGGGCACTTTTGCTGCCATGTACTTTCTGGGGTTCTCGATCAATAACCTGACGTTAATGGCGCTCACTATTGCCACCGGCTTTGTGGTGGACGATGCCATCGTGGTGATCGAAAACATCTCACGCTATATAGAGAAAGGGGAAAAACCGCTTGATGCCGCGTTAAAAGGGGCTGGAGAGATCGGTTTTACCATTATATCGCTCACCTTTTCTCTGGTAGCCGTGCTGATCCCCTTGCTGTTTATGGGTGATATCGTTGGACGTTTATTTCGCGAATTTGCCGTAACCCTGGCAGTTGCTATCCTGATTTCCGCCCTGGTATCACTGACGCTAACACCAATGATGTGCGCACGGATGCTAAGCCACGAGTCATTACGTAAACAAAACCGTTTCTCCCGTGCCTCTGAGCGATTCTTTGAACGCGTAATTGCACGCTATGGTATTTGGCTGAAAGTGGTACTGAACCACCCTAGACTGACGCTAACCGTGGCGCTGAGCACGCTAGTGCTAACGGTTTTACTGTACCTGCTTATCCCGAAAGGGTTCTTCCCGGTACAGGATAACGGCATCATTCAGGGAACGCTGGAAGCGCCGCAAAGCGTGTCATTCAGTAATATGGCGGAACGCCAGCAGCAGGTAGCCGCTGAAATTCTGAAAGATCCGGCAGTTGCCAGCCTGACTTCATTTGTCGGGGTTGATGGCAGCAATGCCACCCTCAACAGCGGACGCTTGCAGATCAACCTGAAGCCTCTCAGTGAACGCAGCGAGCGTATTCCGGCGATTATTACCCGCCTGCAGCAACAGACATCGCAATTCCCCGACGTAAAACTGTATCTGCAACCGGTTCAAGACCTGACCATCGACACCCAGGTCAGCAGAACGCAATACCAGTTCACCTTGCAGGCCATGTCGCTTGATCAACTCAGCCTATGGGTGCCCAGATTGATGGCTGAATTACAACAGGCCCCGCAACTGTCGGATGTCACCAGCAACTGGCAGGATCAAGGATTGGTTGCCTATGTCAATGTGGATCGTGACAGTGCCAGCCGGCTGGGGATCTCCATGAGCAATATCGATAACGCGCTTTACAACGCCTTTGGTCAGCGTCTGATCTCCACCATTTACACCCAGGCCAATCAGTATCGGGTAGTGCTGGAACATGATGTTACCCACACGCCTGGGCTGGCGGCATTAAACGATATTCGTTTGACCAGCAGTAACGGCACCACTGTGCCACTGAGTACCCTTGCCAAAGTGGAAGAACGCTTTGGCCCTCTGTCGATCAACCATCTCGCTCAGTTCCCATCGGCTACCGTGTCGTTTAACGTTGCCGATAATTATTCGCTAGGTGAAGCCGTGGATGCGATTACGCTGGCCGAGAAAAACCTCAATATGCCGAAAGACATTACCACCCAGTTCCAAGGGGCAACGCTAGCCTTTAAAGCCTCACTGAGTAATACGCTCTGGCTGATCCTGGCAGCGATAGTGGCGATGTATATTGTGTTGGGCGTACTGTATGAAAGCTTTATTCATCCAGTCACTATTCTTTCCACCTTGCCGACCGCAGGTGTAGGAGCCTTACTAGCTCTAATGATTTCTGGGCATGAGCTGGATGTGATCGCCATCATCGGTATCATTTTGCTTATCGGCATCGTCAAAAAGAACGCCATCATGATGATCGACTTTGCTTTGGCCGCCGAGCGTGAACAAGGGCTAACGCCCTACGATGCTATCTATCAGGCTTGCCTACTGCGTTTTCGCCCGATCCTGATGACCACGCTAGCGGCATTGCTGGGGGCGCTGCCTCTGATGCTGAGCACTGGCGTAGGGGCAGAACTGCGTCAACCACTGGGCGTGTGTATGGTTGGCGGTCTGGTAGTGAGCCAAATTCTCACGCTGTTTACCACCCCGGTGATTTACCTGCTGTTTGACAAACTGGCACGTAATACCCGCCGGCAAGCGGCTCAGCAGGAGTTGCCGTGA
- a CDS encoding GNAT family N-acetyltransferase: MASIFRETPRLLLRSWQDSDLPAFAAINADPNVMKYFPAPLSRAESDTMAERIRTLIQQQGWGFWAIEVKGGSPFIGFVGLTIPSNDLPCSPCVEIGWRLAAEHWGQGYASEAANCALEVAFNTLNLAEVVAFTAESNHPSRRVMTRIGMTFSGETFEHPRLPPGHPLRKHVLYRKKR, translated from the coding sequence ATGGCTAGCATTTTCCGCGAAACACCAAGACTACTGCTACGAAGCTGGCAAGACAGCGATCTGCCAGCCTTTGCCGCAATCAATGCCGACCCCAACGTAATGAAATATTTTCCAGCACCTCTGAGCCGCGCAGAAAGTGACACAATGGCCGAGCGTATCCGTACATTGATACAGCAACAGGGATGGGGGTTTTGGGCCATAGAGGTAAAGGGCGGCAGCCCTTTTATTGGTTTTGTCGGGTTGACTATCCCTAGCAATGACCTGCCCTGTTCACCCTGTGTAGAAATTGGCTGGCGGCTGGCCGCTGAGCATTGGGGCCAAGGATATGCTAGCGAAGCGGCAAATTGCGCACTGGAAGTGGCTTTTAATACGCTTAATCTGGCAGAAGTGGTCGCTTTTACCGCCGAAAGCAATCATCCCTCTCGCAGGGTGATGACTCGGATCGGCATGACGTTCAGCGGTGAAACCTTCGAGCACCCTCGCTTGCCACCAGGTCACCCCCTGCGTAAACATGTGCTGTATCGCAAAAAACGGTAA